One Candidatus Nitrososphaera evergladensis SR1 genomic window, GATCAGACCGTGACCATGGCCCGGATACACAATTATGGTATGGTCAGGATGGTTTAGAGCCAGCAGCTTCTGCTCCAGCATAAACGCTTGTTCGGGTGGCTGGCCTATGTCACGTCCGCCATGAATTAGCAGGATGCCAGTAGAGTTTAGGTTTCCAATTACGCTCAGGTTGTCCATGTCTGCAAACGACCTCATCATCGGTGGACACCCGACGCCTAGATACGGGCAGGATTTGTCCTTGGTATCTACAAATATTGATTGAAATCTCTGTTCAAGAAATGCTCGAAGAGTGGTGTCGATTTTTACTGCTTTTTCTTCATTGCCGACGTTGACTTCTCCTGTCCTTAATCCTTCGATGAATTGAAAGTTGCCTGTAGCACTACCACTATTGTTGTCAACCAAGATCTTGCCTGGAAGCGGACCGAGAGTCCAATAGGGTGTGTTCCTCGTTGCTGCAACCTCTGATAGCGATAGAAGGCCGTCATGGTTGACATCCAAGACTTCCCTTGTAAATTGGAGGGTGGTGTTTACCATCTGCGTATGGATCAAATCACCTATTTTATCAGCGGCGCTGGACATCAGAACCACATTCTTTACAAATGGATTGGCGGCAGCCACCCTTGTCGCTATCCATGTTCCCTGGCTTGCACCGAATATTGAAATATTGTTCTTGTCAAATTCTGGCTGTTTGGCCAGGGTATGCAGCGCCTTGTTTGCATCGCTGATAAGGTCATCCATTGTCTCGTTATACCATAGGCCAAGGTTTTCTACAGTGCTGTTTGCGCCAATTGCCCTCTTGTCATAGCGCAAAACCACAAAGCCTCTTTCAGACATGTATTCTGCAATTTGCTTGAATGGTCGGATATCAGGAGGGAAGAAATGATCCTTGTCTGCCGGCCCCAATCCATGGATCAAGAGAAGTGCGGGAAGTGAATGGTTAGCCAAGGCCGGCAATGTCAGCTCTGCATCTGTATGTATTCCCCCTCCCAAATCTATAGTCAAATCTCTGTGGCGGATTGTCTTGCTATGCTCATCGTCGCTAACGTTTGTCGAAGAAGGAGAGGAGGAAGAGCCAGAAGGAACGCTGGTGCTGCCGTCAGTACTATTAGTAGTAGGTACAGAGTCGCCCTGAGCGAACACGGTTACTGGAATAATGAATAGAGAAAGGACAATTGCTAAAGCAGACTTGATCATCCGAGTCTTCTTCTTGTGTGATAATAAAAGAGTATCCGCGCTGTCTGCTAGTAGTAACGTTCCACCATATCGATAGTAACTAGTTTTTGGATTCCAGTCAGTGTACTATTGCTTCTCAATCAACGTAAATTCAGCAGAATGTGGAGGCTTATCTATACCCCACATCCGTGATGGAGGGATATAGATGGAGAAGACATTTCCGTTGCTACGATCATATGTACTATACCAAAAACGAGTCAAATGACTAAAATAATGTAGCAAGCTTGGTCGGTGCTATTTGGAGATAGCTAGCTGGAGAGTTGCAGCTTTGTCATCTTGACGTTGCTAACCATAGTGGCTAACAATTGTGCCGCAATAATAGGCAAAATGGAAGAAAAGGAGCTCCCTTACGAGTTGCTCGACAAAGAATCTAGCAGCTTTTCGCAGCGTTGTTGATTAGTCCGTTGGGCAGATATCCCGCTCAAATAAGTTAAGCCATGGCGACACTCGTGCCCTTGCTTTGATCCCAAGTCGCAAAGTAAAGAGGAGATATTTCTATTATAACAGACTCTCCACTCCTTATGGAATGCATTAGAAACTTTGCAATCTTGTTCTCGAGGCTCCCTGTATACTTGACCACTAATTTCTCTGCGAATGGTACGTTTCTATTAACATCTTCAGAGATAGTGGCTATGCCTTTGCCTCTTACTCCTTTGTACGGGACGCTTTCATCATCAATGCAAAAATAGACGGCGCCCCTATTTCTGATATTTTGGGCTTTCCTAGAGTTCTGACTTGTTTCAAAGTACAACTTGTACCCATCAAAGTAGTACCATACCGGGTGCACATTGGGGTCGCCTTTATCATCTATAGTTCCTAGTCGAACAAATCGCCTACCTGTTGAAAGTTCTTCGCCTCGTCTTCAGTCATAGCTGAACCGAGCCCGGGCTCGCTTGCATCAAGAATTTTCATGTCAGTCCATTTTCAGATTAGGGCAATAATTTCGTTTAGCCATACAATTCTCTTTAAGTAGACCTCTTTGATTCTGAATCTGTGCCAGAAGGCAAGCCGTGACTGCTTCCTTTCTTCCCGATGAGAGTGGTGGGGATATGTACAGAATCGACAAAATCGCCGCTACGTCCGTGTACACTACGCTTGTCAAATGAACCAATAAGACGCATCCAACTACTTTACCATTCGATCCTCTTTCTATCGAAGAAGAAGCCGCCCGTTGGACCTCTGTCTGGCAATGTAGCTAGCCAGGCAGCTGTGTCAGCTCCGTCTTCTACAGACCTTGGAGCAGAAGGACCGCCCATGTCTGTCCGAACCCAGCCTGGGTCGACCGCGTTTACCAGTATGTTAGTATCTTCTCTCCTCAGTTCGTTTGCAAACATAATGGTCAGTACGTTTAAGCTTGATTTTGATAGGCTGTAAGCAGGAGCATAAAGACTCTGTTGTATTGTAGTCAGAGCTCCAGCGCCGCTAGATACATTTACTATCCTACCGTACTTGTTTTTCTTCATCATGGGCACAAAAGACTGACAAAGGCGCCATGCACCAATCAAGTTAGTCTCGAGTGTGGCTTTGACAATTTGTAGGTCAATTTTGCTTGGGAGGTTATCGGTCTCATCAAGTAGGACGCCTGCATTGTTCACCAAAATGTCGAGCTTGCCAGATCTAGAATGAATTGTGCTAGCTAGCTTATCGACTGAATCTTGGTCTGTAACGTCAAGCTCAAAGGCAGAGACGGTTGTTGTCGTTGTGGTGGTTGTACCGCCCGCTGGCGGCGGTGCTATTGATCTTGCTGCCGCCTCTCCTTGGCGAATGTCTCTTGAACCAATAATTACGCTAATCCCCTGTAGGGCAAGCTGCTTGGAAATTGCAAAGCCAATTCCCCTGTTTCCACCAGTTACTAAGGCAACTTTTTTTGATTGGTTTGTAGTAGACATAAGGTATCGCCCGGTATCCTTTTCTGTTAAGGCCGCAACAGTGTCTTGATTGCGTGACGCTCGTCCATTGCGCGGTAGCCCTCGGCGACTTGGTCGAGGGGCAAGACCAGATCGAAGACCTTGCCGGGATTGATCGTTCTACTCCATACAAGGTCGATCAGTTTGGGCAAGAAGCGGCGCACCGGAGCGGGCCCACCGTGCAGATGGACATGGGAGAAGAACAGCTGCACACCATCGAGTGCGACGCCGTGCGGCACGCCAACATAACCCACGTAGCCACCGGGGTGAGTAGAATTTATCGCCTACATCATCGACTGTTGAGTGCCAACGCACTCCAGCACCGAGTCAGCGCCGATTCCGTTCGTCAGCTCTTTGATACGGGCCACGCCCTCACCGCCGCGCTCAATCACGATTTCGGTCGCGCCAAAGTCTCGGGCGAGCTTCTGCCGCGACGGGTGACGGCTCATCGCAATAATTCGCTTCGCTCCCATCTGCTTTGCAGAGAGCACACCAAGCAGCCCGACTGCTCCATCACCGACCACCGCAACCGTTGAGCCAGTTTTAACGTTCGCCGTCGATGCGGCGAACCACCCTGTCCCCATGACATCAGAGAGCGTCAGGAGGCTAGGGACCAAGTCCTCTGCGGGGACATCCGGAGTTGCGACAAGGGTGCCGTCAGCAAGCGGGACGCGCAGCAACGGCGCCTGCGCGCCGCCAACGGGCTCGCGTTCAAGACAGGAGGACTGATAACCGATCTGGCAGTTGGGACAGGTGTCGTCGGATGCAAAGAATGAGCCGATGACGAACTGGCCAGGCTTGATGGATTTGACCGCGCTTCCGACCTCTTCTACAATGCCGCAGTATTCGTGGCCCATGGGGGTCGGTTGGGCAATGGGTTCGATGCCGCGGTATGGCCACAAGTCAGATCCGCAGATGCATGCAGCCGAGTTCCTGATGATGGCGTCGGTCGGCTTGACGATCTTCGGGGCCTTGTGCTCCTCGAAGCGTATGTCGCGTGGCCCGTACAGAATACTGCCTCGCATGGTTTTCACTCCTTATTTTCTGCGCCTCGGGAATACCGCGATACTTCCGTCAAACTGCTGCCGCGGGTGAACGATATTGTTGCCATTGGATGCTTGCCTTCTGTGATAAATGCATCTGTATGGCACACTCGGGTTGCATGAATTTTTGTCAAGACCTGATTAGTTGAAGGCTTTGGCGTAGAAACCTCTTTGACTTGCCACCTGGCGCCTGCGCTTGGAACAACTGCCGCTTTCATATCAACAGCTGCACGCAATGTGCCTAAACAGTTTCGGAGAACTTGTCTGTAGGCATCGTTAGTTAGGCTGGCCAAATTTGAACTGCCATACCAGTAGTAAAAACAAGCGCAAATTCTGCTTTGTGCATCGCTACTTCTTTTTATGCATCTGCGCATATGCGTGGAGCGAAAAGCGCGACTTTCAATTGAAGCAAGACTAGCAAAGATTAGGTACGTATGTACATATGTTGTTACATAACTTGATGCATTGTTGCCTATCGGGCAAGAATCTATTCTATCAGCATCTCACAATTCTTAATAGCTCACGACTCTTTTCATTAATCAGAGAGAGAGAGAGAGAGAGAGATGACTTTTGGATGCATCAATTTCATCATCCAAAATGGCTCATGCCGGTAGATTCATCAGCTTATTTACGGATTCCACATCATCATTATCATATCCATTTTTTACTACAAGCGACGGAGAGGACTATCTCCCTGTTTGAAGTTCAAGAATGAGATTACTTCGAAGAGATTGATAATCCGGCGATAGCATCAACGTACTGTCGCTTGCTGCAGCAAAGATGCGCCATAATATTGATGAGGAAGATTCAGCTGTTTTCAAGTTAAGCAATCTTTTTTGCATCGTTGTGGGAATTCTGTATGTGTGCCTAAATGAAGGAGGTCAAGTCCGGTCGTAATACCGGTGGTGGCTGGAATCCAAAGACATCCAGAAGAGATTTTCTAAAATTGATGGTAGCAGTGGGCACGGTTTTCACGTTTGCGCCGTTTGTAGACTGGGGCAAGTTCCTCCCCAACCCTCAGACAAACGTACCCGCAAAGGCCAAGGCAGAACTTCCAGACGGCTCGCAGGCCAATGTGAATACTTTTCCCGTAAATTCTTCGCAAGTGGTAATATACCCAAAGACCAATGATGAAGTGCTCAATCAAGAAGCGTTCCGCACGTGGCAGTTCATAAGACTCCCGGAAGAACTTGGAGGCACCAAGAACGACGTCTCGGCATTTCGGATGTACAGCTCTGTCTGCCTCCACCTCTGGTGCCTCTGGAAGTACTTTCCAGACCCGGGCCGCAAGAGAGGAGAATGCCCCTGCCACGGCAGCATGTACGACCCGATGAATGGCAAGGCATTTGCAGGGCCGGCGTCGCTGCAGGCTCCTCCAACAAACGTACTTCCCGAACTGGATTTAGAAGCAGACGAGAAAGGAGACATCTGGATAAAACCAGCCAACTGGAGCGTAAATGGAAACGGGATAGTAGGATATGGAAGGTTTTTGAATCAGTGATGGCAGAAGCATGTACGTACAATATATGTAATAATATCACATCCGGGCTCAAAGCAAGTCGCTGTTGATGCCATGTCGGGCTGGGACTCGATCTAAACTATCTTTGCCTTCCTGACGTCGGCCGGCCCGGCATGCAGCCATGCGTGGTCGAACAGGTCTGTACACCATTCGACGAACTCGGGGCTGTCCCCGGCCAGCATCGCGCCCATGTCCACCTCTCCCTTGGCGTTTGGGAACATTATCGCCGCCCGCCCGTCTGCGATGTACAGGGCGGTGCTTACCTTGTCCACCATCCGCTGCTCGATGGCGTTTGCAGAGGTAAGCTTGGCCATCGCCGGTATGATTTCATCCATCACGTTCTGCGGAAACACGGTGTTGCACCCTATGATGGTCCGGAGCTCCACTCCCCTTCTTGCCCTGTCGATGAGTATCTGGCCCTCCTCTGGCCACGCCTGCGAGACCATTACCTTGAGCTGCCTTGTGGCCGACATCTCTAGTTTTTTCAGGTCCTGCATCACGACGGTCACGGTCTCGACCATCCTGCACTTTTCAAGGGCGCCCATCCGGTGCACAAACTTGTCTGGAAGGAATGCAAGCGTGTGTTCCTGAAAAAACCGTGAATGTTTTTTCATGAACCGGAAATACGGCAGCTGCATCGTTATTGCCCGGCCAAACTCGCTCAGGTAAAACTCGCCGTCCCTCCTTTCAAGGATTCCCGACTCTAGCAGCCTGTTGGCGTTCCGGTGCACATCCTGCACTGTAACCCCAAGCTCCCTCGCAAGAGTGCTTAGCTTTGCAGGCCTGTTTGCTACCGACGCGATTATGGCGCAGCGCGTCTCGCTTGCTAACTCCATGAACAGGCTGGCGGCCTCGACAGGCTCGTCAGAACCGTCCACAGGGATACTAGAGTGCATCGGCGCTAATTAAGACTTTCAGCAGCTTTGTTAAAAGTTAAGCAGGCCACGCAAGGGTTGCGACCTCTTGTTGAGGAGGGAATATCATCACACTATTGCCATATTACAGGTACAACATGACAACAGGAGAGTTTGAAATAAGAGGGCAGTTTGCAGAACTGCAGAGAAAGTACAAAGAATACCTGCCAAAGGTCGATCCCGAATTGATAGACGAGCTCCTCCTGCGCCAGATGGAAAACCCGTCCAACCCTGACCCGATATTCATGGTGGAGGTGTTTACTAGGCCCGGCCTTGACACGGAAAAGGTCAGGAGGTACATCATTGAAAAGACTGGAATGAGTCCGGCCATATACGACAACGGCACGCACTATGTGACAAACCAGAAACTCAACTTGAAGATACTAAAAGAGATCTCGGACTCTGACGACGTCTTGGAGGTCACGGGCGAGTACACGGGCGGGATTGGCGCGTACGGCGCGTCGCACGAGCACAGGGAAATTGAAAATACGAGGGGAGCCGCAAGCGGGCGCGGAAGCCCACCTGAGAAAGAAGTGCCCCGGTACGCAGAGCACGAAAAAAAGACTAGCAACCTGAGAATTGCAGTGTATACAGCTGCAGGAATCATTGGCGCAGTTATAATTGCAGGCTGGGTCATAAGCGGGGGGATGCTTCCAAACGCCAATGTCGGAGGAGGAAGCAACAGCGCAAACACCGCCGCCACGATTCCAGGGGTGCCGGGCGCAGTGCACGGCTTTGTCGCAGGCCCGGGAGGTCTGCCGGCAATCGGCGCAAGCGTGATAGCTGCAGAGCAAAACACGGGGCACCACGCAAACGCGTTTGTGTCTGTAAACGGCCAGTACTTTTTGGACTTGCCCCCAGGCAACTATGTCATCATAGCGGCGTACCCAGACGGGACAAACAGGGCAGTCAACGGGTTCGTGGTCGGAAGCGGTTCGGAGCACCGTCTCGACTTTGCCTACTAACAACAACACGCGGGCGGCAACTACGACGGCTACCTCAAGGTGGCTGTACTATGCGGCGGCAGGCGCGACTGCAATCGCGGGGATACTGCACCTGTACATGGGGCCGGGCACGCTCGGCTTTAACGCAAACACGGGCGTGTTCTTTATCGTCTCAGGAATAGCCCAGCTCTTCTGGGTCGTGCCGATGATAAAGAGATGGGGCAGGCCGTGGTACGCGGTAGGAATCGCAGGGACGGCTGTCCTGGTGGCGATATACTTTGTCACGAGGATGCCGGGAAACCCGATCACCGGAAGGGGCGGACCATTAAACGCGATGGGTGCAGTCACAGAGATAGCGCAATTTGCGTTTATCGGCCTCGCTGTGGCCATTCTTGTGATGGAGAGCAGGCGCAGGCGCGCCGCCGCCTGATCCTCTCTCCCTCTTCGTCTGCCGCTTTTTTTCTTCTTGGCAAGAAGGATTTTAACCTCCCGTCCGGTACAACCAAGACGCGTATCCGTCTTGGCAAACACCAACAACAAAGCTAAAAAAATCACCACCATTGCAACCCTTGGCTCGCACTGCGCGCTACAGGTGTTAAAGGGCGCAAAGGACGAGGGCTTTCGCACGCTCCTTGTATGCGAGAAAAAGCGCGTCGGCCTTTATGAGAGGTTTGGCTTTATCGACGACATGATAATAGTCGACAAGTTTTCAGAGGTGGCCGGCGACAGGTGCAAGGCCGCGCTAAAGAAAAAGGACGCCATCATAATCCCGCACGGCACGCTCATTTCGCAGATGTCAAGCGACGAGATAGAGAAAATAGAGACCCCGGTATTTGGCAACAAGTGGATACTGCGCTGGGAGGCCGACAGGGAGATGAAGCAGAAACTGATGGAAGAGGCAGGGCTGCGCACCCCAAGGCCAGTACAATCCAAAGACAAGATAAGCGGCCTCTGCATAGTAAAGTTGCACGGCGCAGCCGGCGGCAGGGGCTACTACCTTGCGTGGAACCGCGAGAGCTTTGAGGAAGGCGCAAAGAGGCTTGTACAGCAGGGCATGATAAGGGGAGAGCAGGACCTTTACATCCAGGAATTCATAAGGGGCGTGCCGGTGTACCTGCAGTATTTCTATTCTCCTGTGACAAAGTCCCTAGAGTTGCTGGGTGTTGACAGGCGCTACGAGTCGGACATTGACGGCATTGGAAGGATACCGGCCAAACAACAGTTGGGAGCAGGAGGCGAGCCCTCGTACACGGTCGTCGGCAACATACCACTTGTCCTGCGAGAGTCGCTCCTTGACGAGGTGTACAAGATGGGCGAGAGCTTTTGCAGGGCAGCCGAGCGGCTGGTCAAGCCGGGAATGCCCGGGCCGTTCTGCCTTGAAGGCGTGTACGACAGCGAGGGCAGGTTCACCACGTTTGAGTTTTCCGCAAGAATAGTTGCCGGGACGAACCTGTACGTGGACGGCTCGCCGTACTCTGGCTTGCTCTATGACGAGCCTATGAGCATGGGCAGAAGAATCGCCCGCGAAGTCAAGATGGCAAAGAGAAAGAACTGCCTTTCAAGCATCGTCACGTGATATTTTCTTTTGCACGAGCCGTACCACTGCAAGGGCCGCCGCTGCCGCAAGCGCGACTACAAACGCCGGCGTC contains:
- a CDS encoding alpha/beta hydrolase family protein, producing MIKSALAIVLSLFIIPVTVFAQGDSVPTTNSTDGSTSVPSGSSSSPSSTNVSDDEHSKTIRHRDLTIDLGGGIHTDAELTLPALANHSLPALLLIHGLGPADKDHFFPPDIRPFKQIAEYMSERGFVVLRYDKRAIGANSTVENLGLWYNETMDDLISDANKALHTLAKQPEFDKNNISIFGASQGTWIATRVAAANPFVKNVVLMSSAADKIGDLIHTQMVNTTLQFTREVLDVNHDGLLSLSEVAATRNTPYWTLGPLPGKILVDNNSGSATGNFQFIEGLRTGEVNVGNEEKAVKIDTTLRAFLEQRFQSIFVDTKDKSCPYLGVGCPPMMRSFADMDNLSVIGNLNSTGILLIHGGRDIGQPPEQAFMLEQKLLALNHPDHTIIVYPGHGHGLINIGKDSWIDRPGRLPDYLLEDMYSWLTDPDRNWNR
- a CDS encoding pyridoxamine 5'-phosphate oxidase family protein encodes the protein MHPVWYYFDGYKLYFETSQNSRKAQNIRNRGAVYFCIDDESVPYKGVRGKGIATISEDVNRNVPFAEKLVVKYTGSLENKIAKFLMHSIRSGESVIIEISPLYFATWDQSKGTSVAMA
- a CDS encoding SDR family oxidoreductase; this translates as MSTTNQSKKVALVTGGNRGIGFAISKQLALQGISVIIGSRDIRQGEAAARSIAPPPAGGTTTTTTTTVSAFELDVTDQDSVDKLASTIHSRSGKLDILVNNAGVLLDETDNLPSKIDLQIVKATLETNLIGAWRLCQSFVPMMKKNKYGRIVNVSSGAGALTTIQQSLYAPAYSLSKSSLNVLTIMFANELRREDTNILVNAVDPGWVRTDMGGPSAPRSVEDGADTAAWLATLPDRGPTGGFFFDRKRIEW
- a CDS encoding ubiquinol-cytochrome c reductase iron-sulfur subunit encodes the protein MKEVKSGRNTGGGWNPKTSRRDFLKLMVAVGTVFTFAPFVDWGKFLPNPQTNVPAKAKAELPDGSQANVNTFPVNSSQVVIYPKTNDEVLNQEAFRTWQFIRLPEELGGTKNDVSAFRMYSSVCLHLWCLWKYFPDPGRKRGECPCHGSMYDPMNGKAFAGPASLQAPPTNVLPELDLEADEKGDIWIKPANWSVNGNGIVGYGRFLNQ
- a CDS encoding helix-turn-helix transcriptional regulator, which translates into the protein MHSSIPVDGSDEPVEAASLFMELASETRCAIIASVANRPAKLSTLARELGVTVQDVHRNANRLLESGILERRDGEFYLSEFGRAITMQLPYFRFMKKHSRFFQEHTLAFLPDKFVHRMGALEKCRMVETVTVVMQDLKKLEMSATRQLKVMVSQAWPEEGQILIDRARRGVELRTIIGCNTVFPQNVMDEIIPAMAKLTSANAIEQRMVDKVSTALYIADGRAAIMFPNAKGEVDMGAMLAGDSPEFVEWCTDLFDHAWLHAGPADVRKAKIV
- a CDS encoding carboxypeptidase-like regulatory domain-containing protein; amino-acid sequence: MPYYRYNMTTGEFEIRGQFAELQRKYKEYLPKVDPELIDELLLRQMENPSNPDPIFMVEVFTRPGLDTEKVRRYIIEKTGMSPAIYDNGTHYVTNQKLNLKILKEISDSDDVLEVTGEYTGGIGAYGASHEHREIENTRGAASGRGSPPEKEVPRYAEHEKKTSNLRIAVYTAAGIIGAVIIAGWVISGGMLPNANVGGGSNSANTAATIPGVPGAVHGFVAGPGGLPAIGASVIAAEQNTGHHANAFVSVNGQYFLDLPPGNYVIIAAYPDGTNRAVNGFVVGSGSEHRLDFAY
- a CDS encoding DUF7475 family protein, coding for MPTNNNTRAATTTATSRWLYYAAAGATAIAGILHLYMGPGTLGFNANTGVFFIVSGIAQLFWVVPMIKRWGRPWYAVGIAGTAVLVAIYFVTRMPGNPITGRGGPLNAMGAVTEIAQFAFIGLAVAILVMESRRRRAAA
- a CDS encoding formate--phosphoribosylaminoimidazolecarboxamide ligase, with product MTTIATLGSHCALQVLKGAKDEGFRTLLVCEKKRVGLYERFGFIDDMIIVDKFSEVAGDRCKAALKKKDAIIIPHGTLISQMSSDEIEKIETPVFGNKWILRWEADREMKQKLMEEAGLRTPRPVQSKDKISGLCIVKLHGAAGGRGYYLAWNRESFEEGAKRLVQQGMIRGEQDLYIQEFIRGVPVYLQYFYSPVTKSLELLGVDRRYESDIDGIGRIPAKQQLGAGGEPSYTVVGNIPLVLRESLLDEVYKMGESFCRAAERLVKPGMPGPFCLEGVYDSEGRFTTFEFSARIVAGTNLYVDGSPYSGLLYDEPMSMGRRIAREVKMAKRKNCLSSIVT